Part of the Coriobacteriaceae bacterium genome is shown below.
CGGTGGACTGGCTCAATTTGGTTTCGATTTTGATCTGTTTGGCTTCGATTCGGGCTAAGTGAGTAGACTTTTTGGCGCAGGCCGAGCACAAAACATATCTTCCTTTGTAAAACCGCAGGTCACAGGGGTGGCGGTTTTGGGTGTGCTCTGCAGGTCGCGTAAAGTCTACTCACTTGTAATTTGGGCCTTTGGTCGTGGGGCTGCTGGTCTCGTTTTGGTTGTCGAGGGAGGGTGAATTGAAGCGCCTCCTCTCGCTCCATGCTACAATCGCGGGCATGCCTCACAACTAGATCTGCCTTCGAAAGGAGCCTCCGTGGCGAACGCCATCGATCAGCTCACGGACCGCGTGCTCGTGCTCGGCCGCCTCACCATCGTCCGCCGCGCCATCACCGCCGTGGCGGTCACCATTTCCGCCGTTCTCCAGACATTTCTGATCCAGGCGTTCATTCGGCCCGCCGACCTGCTTCCGAGTGGTCTCACCGGCGTCGCGGTCCTGCTCGATCGCGTTACCTCGCTTGGCGGCGTTCACATCGACATCTCGCTCGGTATGCTTGCGCTCAACATCCCCGTGGCGCTCCTATGCTGGAGCGGCATTAGCAAGCGCTTCGTCATCTTCTCGATGATGCAGGTCGTGCTCTCGTCGCTGTTCCTCAACGTCTTTCACTTCGCCCCGTTTTTGGGCGACAAGATCATGCTCATCATTTTTGGCGGCGTGGTCTCGGGTCTGGGCGCTGCCATCGCGCTCAAGTCCGGCGCATCCACCGGCGGCACCGACTTTATCGCGCTGTGGGTCTCCAACCACACGGGCAAGACCATCTGGGGCGTCATCTTTGGTTTCAACTGCTTTATCCTGGCGATCTT
Proteins encoded:
- a CDS encoding YitT family protein codes for the protein MANAIDQLTDRVLVLGRLTIVRRAITAVAVTISAVLQTFLIQAFIRPADLLPSGLTGVAVLLDRVTSLGGVHIDISLGMLALNIPVALLCWSGISKRFVIFSMMQVVLSSLFLNVFHFAPFLGDKIMLIIFGGVVSGLGAAIALKSGASTGGTDFIALWVSNHTGKTIWGVIFGFNCFILAIFGFMFGWDKAAYSIVFQFISTKTIDSFYRRYDRVTLQITTRKADEVMTAYVDHFQHGISCAEVIGGYSREKMYLLHAVVSTYESQDIIKLVCDIDPGAVINVFHTLNFVGGWWGGHVDEPMPTAVPDPDKPARMASRQARLSEQDSLQQDDGR